One stretch of Brachyhypopomus gauderio isolate BG-103 chromosome 10, BGAUD_0.2, whole genome shotgun sequence DNA includes these proteins:
- the ppp2r2ab gene encoding serine/threonine-protein phosphatase 2A 55 kDa regulatory subunit B alpha isoform isoform X1: MAGAGGGANDVQWCFSQVKGAIDDDVAEADIISTVEFNHSGELLATGDKGGRVVIFQQDTENKSLPQCRSEYNVYSTFQSHEPEFDYLKSLEIEEKINKIRWLPQKNAAQFLLSTNDKTIKLWKISERDKRPEGYNLKEEDGRCRDSTTITTLRVPVFRPMDLMVEASPRRVFANAHTYHINSISVNSDNETYLSADDLRVNLWHLEITDRSFNIVDIKPANMEELTEVITAAEFHPHQCNTFVYSSSKGTIRMCDMRASALCDKHSKLFEEPEDPSNRSFFSEIISSISDVKFSHSGRYMMTRDYLSVKIWDLNMENRPVETYQVHEYLRSKLCSLYENDCIFDKFECCWNGNDSVVMTGSYNNFFRMLERTQRRDVTLEASRESSKGRQVLKPRRVCAGGKRKKDEISVDSLDFNKKILHTAWHPQENIIAVATTNNLYIFQEKVN; the protein is encoded by the exons ATGGCAG GTGCCGGAGGCGGGGCCAACGACGTGCAGTGGTGCTTCTCCCAAGTCAAAGGAGCCATCGACGACGATGTTGCTGAAG CGGACATCATCTCCACTGTGGAGTTCAACCACTCAGGGGAGCTGCTAGCCACTGGAGACAAAGGTGGTCGCGTGGTCATCTTCCAGCAAGACACCGAG AATAAGAGTCTGCCGCAGTGCCGCAGCGAGTACAACGTCTACAGCACGTTTCAGAGCCACGAGCCCGAGTTTGACTACCTGAAGAGCCTGGAGATCGAGGAGAAGATCAACAAGATACGCTGGCTGCCACAGAAGAACGCTGCCCAGTTTCTGCTGTCCACCAACG ATAAAACTATAAAATTATGGAAAATCAGTGAGCGTGACAAGAGACCAGAAGGCTACAATCTCAAAGAGGAGGATGGCCGCTGCAGGGACTCTACTACAATCACAACCCTACGG GTCCCTGTGTTCAGGCCCATGGACCTCATGGTAGAGGCCAGCCCCCGGAGAGTCTTTGCCAACGCTCACACTTACCACATCAACTCCATCTCGGTCAACAGTGACAATGAGACGTACCTGTCGGCGGACGACCTGCGTGTCAACCTGTGGCACCTGGAGATCACAGACCGTAGTTTCA ACATTGTGGACATTAAGCCAGCCAACATGGAGGAGCTGACGGAGGTGATCACTGCGGCAGAGTTCCACCCCCACCAGTGCAACACGTttgtctacagcagcagcaaggGCACCATCCGCATGTGTGACATGCGCGCCTCCGCCCTCTGTGACAAGCACTCCAAAC TGTTTGAGGAACCAGAAGACCCCAGTAATCGTTCCTTCTTCTCTGAAATCATCTCTTCCATCTCTGATGTGAAGTTCAGTCACAGTGGCCGGTACATGATGACCCGCGACTACCTGTCTGTCAAAATCTGGGACCTTAACATGGAGAACCGGCCAGTGGAGACGTACCAG GTCCACGAGTACCTCAGGAGTAAGCTGTGCTCGCTCTATGAGAACGACTGCATCTTCGACAAGTTCGAGTGCTGCTGGAACGGGAATGACAG CGTGGTGATGACGGGCTCCTACAACAACTTCTTCCGGATGCTGGAGCGGACGCAGAGGAGGGACGTGACGCTGGAGGCCTCGCGCGAGAGCAGTAAGGGCCGGCAGGTGCTGAAGCCCCGGCGAGTGTGTGCAGGCGGCAAGCGCAAGAAAGACGAGATCAGCGTGGACAGCCTGGACTTCAACAAGAAGATCCTCCACACGGCCTGGCACCCGCAGGAGAACATCATCGCCGTGGCCACCACCAACAACCTCTACATCTTCCAGGAGAAAGTGAACTAG
- the ppp2r2ab gene encoding serine/threonine-protein phosphatase 2A 55 kDa regulatory subunit B alpha isoform isoform X2: MDLMVEASPRRVFANAHTYHINSISVNSDNETYLSADDLRVNLWHLEITDRSFNIVDIKPANMEELTEVITAAEFHPHQCNTFVYSSSKGTIRMCDMRASALCDKHSKLFEEPEDPSNRSFFSEIISSISDVKFSHSGRYMMTRDYLSVKIWDLNMENRPVETYQVHEYLRSKLCSLYENDCIFDKFECCWNGNDSVVMTGSYNNFFRMLERTQRRDVTLEASRESSKGRQVLKPRRVCAGGKRKKDEISVDSLDFNKKILHTAWHPQENIIAVATTNNLYIFQEKVN, encoded by the exons ATGGACCTCATGGTAGAGGCCAGCCCCCGGAGAGTCTTTGCCAACGCTCACACTTACCACATCAACTCCATCTCGGTCAACAGTGACAATGAGACGTACCTGTCGGCGGACGACCTGCGTGTCAACCTGTGGCACCTGGAGATCACAGACCGTAGTTTCA ACATTGTGGACATTAAGCCAGCCAACATGGAGGAGCTGACGGAGGTGATCACTGCGGCAGAGTTCCACCCCCACCAGTGCAACACGTttgtctacagcagcagcaaggGCACCATCCGCATGTGTGACATGCGCGCCTCCGCCCTCTGTGACAAGCACTCCAAAC TGTTTGAGGAACCAGAAGACCCCAGTAATCGTTCCTTCTTCTCTGAAATCATCTCTTCCATCTCTGATGTGAAGTTCAGTCACAGTGGCCGGTACATGATGACCCGCGACTACCTGTCTGTCAAAATCTGGGACCTTAACATGGAGAACCGGCCAGTGGAGACGTACCAG GTCCACGAGTACCTCAGGAGTAAGCTGTGCTCGCTCTATGAGAACGACTGCATCTTCGACAAGTTCGAGTGCTGCTGGAACGGGAATGACAG CGTGGTGATGACGGGCTCCTACAACAACTTCTTCCGGATGCTGGAGCGGACGCAGAGGAGGGACGTGACGCTGGAGGCCTCGCGCGAGAGCAGTAAGGGCCGGCAGGTGCTGAAGCCCCGGCGAGTGTGTGCAGGCGGCAAGCGCAAGAAAGACGAGATCAGCGTGGACAGCCTGGACTTCAACAAGAAGATCCTCCACACGGCCTGGCACCCGCAGGAGAACATCATCGCCGTGGCCACCACCAACAACCTCTACATCTTCCAGGAGAAAGTGAACTAG
- the bnip3lb gene encoding BCL2 interacting protein 3 like b isoform X2, with the protein MMNRSSGETSQASAGSTVTPALVQIVEEDDGMVGGLEHVPSSSSIHNGDMEKILLDAQHESSRSNSSCDSPPRPHTPHDEGHISFDVDRGENQCEVLEKMRDDDILMKDSDWVAGWSSRPENIPPKEFHFRHPRRSITLSMRKTGAMKKGGIFSAEFLKVYIPSLLLTHILAFGIGVYIGKRLTTSPAASF; encoded by the exons ATGATGAACAGGAGTTCAGGCGAGACTTCTCAGGCCTCGGCCGGCTCCACGGTCACACCCGCCCTCGTCCAAATAGTCGAGGAGGATGATGGGATGGTAGGAGGGCTGGAGCAcgtcccctcttcctcctccatccaCAACGGAGACATGGAGAAGATCCTGTTAGATGCTCAGCACGAATCCAGTCGCAGCAACTCCTCCTGTGACAG TCCTCCAcgccctcacactcctcacgaTGAAGGTCATATTAGCTTTGATGTGGACAGAGGTGAAAATCAG TGTGAGGTTCTGGAGAAGATGAGGGATGATGACATTCTGATGAAGGATTCTGATTGGGTAGCTGGCTGGTCCAGCCGCCCAGAGAACATCCCTCCCAA GGAGTTCCATTTTCGCCACCCACGGCGGTCGATCACGCTGAGCATGCGCAAAACTGGAGCCATGAAGAAGGGAGGGATCTTCTCCGCGGAGTTCCTGAAAGTGTACATCCCATCCCTGCTGCTGACCCACATACTGGCCTTTGGGATCGG GGTGTATATTGGGAAGAGACTGACCACGTCTCCTGCAGCCTCTTTTTGA
- the bnip3lb gene encoding BCL2 interacting protein 3 like b isoform X1, translating to MSDADPPAYNSGDPGLNGSWVELMMNRSSGETSQASAGSTVTPALVQIVEEDDGMVGGLEHVPSSSSIHNGDMEKILLDAQHESSRSNSSCDSPPRPHTPHDEGHISFDVDRGENQCEVLEKMRDDDILMKDSDWVAGWSSRPENIPPKEFHFRHPRRSITLSMRKTGAMKKGGIFSAEFLKVYIPSLLLTHILAFGIGVYIGKRLTTSPAASF from the exons atGTCCGACGCTGATCCACCAGCATATAACAGCGGGGATCCGGGATTGAACG GCTCATGGGTGGAGCTCATGATGAACAGGAGTTCAGGCGAGACTTCTCAGGCCTCGGCCGGCTCCACGGTCACACCCGCCCTCGTCCAAATAGTCGAGGAGGATGATGGGATGGTAGGAGGGCTGGAGCAcgtcccctcttcctcctccatccaCAACGGAGACATGGAGAAGATCCTGTTAGATGCTCAGCACGAATCCAGTCGCAGCAACTCCTCCTGTGACAG TCCTCCAcgccctcacactcctcacgaTGAAGGTCATATTAGCTTTGATGTGGACAGAGGTGAAAATCAG TGTGAGGTTCTGGAGAAGATGAGGGATGATGACATTCTGATGAAGGATTCTGATTGGGTAGCTGGCTGGTCCAGCCGCCCAGAGAACATCCCTCCCAA GGAGTTCCATTTTCGCCACCCACGGCGGTCGATCACGCTGAGCATGCGCAAAACTGGAGCCATGAAGAAGGGAGGGATCTTCTCCGCGGAGTTCCTGAAAGTGTACATCCCATCCCTGCTGCTGACCCACATACTGGCCTTTGGGATCGG GGTGTATATTGGGAAGAGACTGACCACGTCTCCTGCAGCCTCTTTTTGA